The following coding sequences are from one Natrarchaeobaculum sulfurireducens window:
- a CDS encoding ABC transporter permease, with amino-acid sequence MPLGLPIHAPLIVEFPFEWNYIRSIIEVSLYVSVTAVVLSTLVSLPVALLVGFKEFPGKTLLTSIINTGMGFPSVVVGLLVLFTVSNEGPLGSWDLVFTPEAMIMSQFVLAAPVITGVCLAAVSSVEQNVRDAAYAMGGTRFDVALVTIKEARYGIATAVLAGFGRAISEVGGVLIVGGNIAGSDGTSYTRTLTTAIQLEAQQGRFETAMILGAILVVLVLIVNAIVVRLGNGGGRYE; translated from the coding sequence ATGCCACTCGGGCTCCCAATACACGCTCCATTGATCGTCGAGTTCCCGTTCGAGTGGAACTACATTCGGAGTATCATCGAGGTGTCGCTCTACGTGAGCGTGACGGCCGTCGTGCTCAGTACGCTCGTCAGCCTGCCAGTCGCATTGCTGGTCGGATTCAAAGAGTTCCCCGGAAAGACGCTCCTTACGTCGATTATCAATACGGGAATGGGCTTTCCAAGCGTCGTCGTCGGCTTGCTCGTGTTGTTCACGGTCTCCAACGAAGGACCGCTTGGATCGTGGGACCTCGTGTTCACACCCGAGGCGATGATCATGTCGCAGTTCGTTCTCGCAGCCCCGGTGATCACCGGTGTCTGCCTCGCTGCGGTAAGCAGTGTCGAGCAGAACGTCCGCGACGCGGCGTACGCCATGGGCGGGACGCGATTCGACGTTGCACTGGTGACGATCAAAGAGGCTCGCTACGGAATTGCCACGGCAGTACTGGCGGGATTCGGACGGGCGATTAGCGAAGTCGGGGGCGTCCTCATCGTCGGCGGCAACATCGCGGGTTCGGACGGCACCTCCTACACGCGGACGCTCACGACTGCGATCCAGCTCGAGGCACAGCAGGGTCGATTCGAGACGGCGATGATACTCGGCGCAATTCTCGTCGTCCTCGTGTTGATCGTCAATGCAATCGTCGTTCGCCTTGGAAACGGAGGTGGCCGGTACGAATGA
- a CDS encoding TOBE domain-containing protein — translation MTIEKGYKAELTVDDITIDRRDIEMLESIDQHGSLHAAAESLGRSYAHLQRRVVELEAVLGALTVRRRGGKGGGGTDLTETAREVLQQFERHQTELEGVARVTESVFTETVQNRTGELGTVATAAGPVVVLVPDGVTTVQVTVRSDTVVLSDPTVGDKEKQTSFRNQFLGTVSSIETAEAVANVTLELEGGIELQTLITHSSLRSLAIEMGNPIHASFKATAARAIPLENES, via the coding sequence ATGACTATAGAAAAAGGGTACAAAGCTGAACTGACGGTCGACGATATCACGATCGATCGGCGTGACATCGAGATGCTCGAATCGATCGACCAGCATGGATCGTTGCACGCAGCAGCCGAGTCACTTGGCCGGTCGTACGCCCACCTCCAGCGGCGAGTCGTCGAACTCGAGGCCGTCCTCGGAGCGCTGACGGTGCGACGCCGTGGTGGAAAAGGTGGTGGTGGAACCGATCTCACGGAAACAGCACGCGAGGTCTTGCAGCAGTTCGAACGCCACCAGACTGAACTCGAAGGCGTTGCCCGAGTGACCGAGTCAGTCTTTACCGAAACGGTCCAGAACCGGACTGGAGAACTTGGAACAGTAGCGACGGCTGCCGGCCCGGTCGTTGTGCTCGTACCAGATGGGGTGACGACCGTTCAGGTTACTGTTCGATCCGATACAGTCGTCCTTTCTGATCCTACAGTGGGCGACAAAGAGAAGCAGACGAGCTTTCGGAACCAGTTTCTGGGAACCGTCTCGTCGATCGAAACCGCAGAAGCAGTCGCCAACGTGACGCTCGAACTCGAGGGCGGAATAGAACTTCAAACGCTCATCACGCACTCGAGTCTGCGCTCGTTGGCGATCGAGATGGGGAATCCGATCCATGCCTCGTTTAAAGCGACAGCAGCTCGTGCAATCCCTCTCGAGAACGAGTCATAA
- a CDS encoding amino acid ABC transporter ATP-binding protein, with amino-acid sequence MTLEARGIHHGYGNEPVLEDVSLSVTPGEVVAIIGPSGVGKSTLLRLLALFDAPNRGSIEYENEDVWQLSKQRQLEYRRRIGMVFQEASLFDASVRRNVEYGLRVRQPWADRLRHELSSLVGRRNGTGEVMEALEAVGLRELADQDASSLSGGEAQRVAFARALAYEPDVLLLDEPTSDLDPRNTAVIEEAVFQAKDRGIGVAIATHDMHQAERVADRVAVLLGDGIIEIGATDHIFEDPTDERTQKFIEGELVY; translated from the coding sequence ATGACACTCGAAGCCAGGGGAATACACCACGGGTACGGGAACGAACCTGTGCTCGAAGATGTCTCGCTGTCGGTGACGCCTGGAGAGGTCGTCGCGATTATCGGCCCGTCCGGCGTTGGAAAGTCGACGCTCTTGCGGCTGCTCGCGCTCTTTGACGCGCCAAACCGGGGCTCGATCGAGTACGAAAACGAAGACGTCTGGCAACTCTCAAAACAACGGCAACTCGAGTACCGCCGACGAATCGGAATGGTCTTTCAGGAGGCGAGTCTCTTCGATGCGAGCGTTCGTCGAAACGTCGAGTATGGACTGCGGGTCCGACAACCGTGGGCCGATCGGCTCCGCCACGAACTCTCGAGTCTCGTCGGGAGGCGTAACGGAACGGGTGAGGTGATGGAGGCACTCGAAGCCGTCGGGCTACGAGAACTGGCTGATCAGGACGCGTCGTCGCTCTCCGGCGGGGAGGCACAACGGGTCGCGTTCGCTCGTGCGTTAGCGTACGAACCGGACGTTTTGCTCCTCGACGAGCCGACGTCGGATCTCGATCCACGAAACACGGCAGTTATCGAAGAGGCCGTTTTTCAGGCGAAAGATCGTGGCATCGGCGTCGCTATCGCGACACATGATATGCATCAGGCCGAACGAGTCGCTGACCGGGTTGCAGTACTCCTCGGAGACGGCATTATCGAAATCGGTGCCACGGATCACATTTTCGAGGATCCGACTGACGAACGCACGCAGAAATTCATCGAGGGGGAACTAGTATACTAA
- a CDS encoding substrate-binding domain-containing protein, with translation MPIHRRGLLAGIGGGTAVGLAGCTALGGDDVDSGPEIVGETLTLSTTTSTYHTGLLDELNVAFEDRYGVTVDTVPQGTGAAIQTGRSGDSDVVMVHARSQEDEFMADGYGINRREIMFNDFIIIGDPDDPAEISGGDDAVEAFVRIADSDSMFVSRGDDSGTHTRELEIWEEAGFEDGNFGEWYREAGGGMGEVVIQTGQRGGYTLADRGTYLSMSNESDLEIHVEGPVEDGPEILANPYGIFAINPEIHDTVDYGLAMAYIGFITSLEGQAIIEGYTVEGEQLFFPEALTEDPNFEQYVPEGWDGSDSNE, from the coding sequence ATGCCGATACATCGAAGGGGGCTCCTCGCAGGAATCGGTGGTGGGACTGCAGTAGGACTCGCTGGATGTACAGCACTCGGTGGTGATGACGTCGATTCTGGGCCAGAAATTGTCGGCGAGACGCTAACGCTCTCGACGACGACGAGCACGTACCATACAGGCCTTCTCGACGAACTCAACGTCGCGTTCGAGGACCGCTACGGCGTCACGGTCGACACTGTCCCGCAGGGAACGGGCGCGGCGATCCAGACCGGACGGAGCGGTGATTCTGACGTAGTAATGGTACACGCTCGCTCGCAGGAGGACGAGTTCATGGCCGACGGCTACGGCATCAATCGTCGCGAGATCATGTTCAACGACTTCATCATCATCGGTGACCCCGATGATCCTGCTGAAATCTCCGGCGGTGACGATGCCGTCGAAGCGTTCGTCCGAATCGCCGACTCGGACTCGATGTTCGTCTCACGCGGGGACGACTCAGGAACGCATACACGAGAACTCGAGATCTGGGAAGAAGCGGGATTCGAGGATGGGAATTTTGGCGAGTGGTATCGGGAAGCCGGAGGGGGAATGGGCGAAGTGGTCATACAGACTGGTCAACGCGGAGGATACACACTCGCTGACCGAGGGACGTATCTCTCGATGAGCAACGAGAGTGACCTCGAGATCCACGTCGAAGGGCCGGTCGAGGATGGGCCAGAAATACTGGCAAATCCGTACGGAATCTTCGCGATCAATCCAGAGATCCACGACACCGTCGACTACGGCCTCGCGATGGCGTACATCGGATTCATCACGAGCCTCGAAGGGCAGGCGATCATCGAGGGGTACACCGTGGAGGGCGAACAACTGTTCTTCCCCGAAGCACTCACAGAAGACCCGAACTTCGAACAGTACGTTCCTGAAGGCTGGGACGGTTCAGATAGTAACGAATAA